The following proteins are encoded in a genomic region of Glycine soja cultivar W05 chromosome 17, ASM419377v2, whole genome shotgun sequence:
- the LOC114392426 gene encoding transcription factor bHLH18-like yields the protein MMEELNKPMDGSATSWLSDLEMDDYNLFPDECPLNLNMFDDREFLSQDIASAFQEQTQTLQQQSLSSECPSKTVSNSSTDETIFDFERPSKLLKTTTSTSSNFDSSTITKTLSPKLSPSSSFQSQILSFDNTNTQFYEFHCTLNPTQNEMVSVSVPQKGKPRFPTQTPKGSPKYQNFETKTSHAKRSPAHAQDHIMAERKRREKLSQSFIALAALVPGLKKMDKASVLGDAIEYVKELKERLTVLEEQSKKTRAESIVVLNKPDLSGDNDSSSCDESIDADSVSDSLFEVESRVSGKEMLLKIHCQKQRGLLVKLLAEIQSNHLFVANSSVLPFGNSILDITIVAQMGESYNLTTKELAKNLRVAALKILS from the exons ATGATGGAGGAATTGAACAAACCAATGGACGGATCAGCAACCAGCTGGTTATCCGAtttg gaaatggaTGATTACAATTTATTTCCAGATGAATGTCCCTTGAACTTGAACATGTTTGATGACCGAGAGTTTCTCTCACAAGACATTGCTAGTGCCTTCCAAGAACAGACACAGACCTTGCAACAGCAATCTTTGTCTTCAGAGTGCCCTTCCAAAACTGTGAGCAACTCATCCACCGATGAAACCATCTTTGACTTTGAGAGACCATCCAAGTTGCTGAAAACGACAACAAGCACTAGTTCTAACTTTGACTCATCCACCATCACCAAAACCCTTTCCCCCAAACTTTCCCCATCATCTTCCTTTCAATCTCAGATTCTCTCTTTTGACAACACCAACACCCAGTTTTATGAGTTTCACTGTACCTTAAACCCAACACAGAACGAGATGGTATCGGTGTCAGTGCCCCAAAAGGGAAAACCACGGTTCCCAACTCAAACCCCAAAAGGGTCACCGAAATATCAAAACTTTGAAACAAAAACCTCTCATGCTAAGAGGTCTCCTGCTCATGCTCAAGATCACATCATGGCTGAGAGAAAGCGAAGAGAGAAACTCAGCCAGAGCTTCATTGCTCTTGCAGCCCTTGTTCCTGGCCTAAAGAAG ATGGACAAGGCTTCTGTGTTAGGGGACGCTATCGAATATGTGAAAGAGCTTAAAGAGCGGTTGACAGTTCTTGAAGAGCAGAGCAAGAAAACAAGGGCAGAATCGATAGTGGTTCTGAACAAGCCAGACCTCTCTGGTGATAATGATTCTTCTTCATGTGACGAGAGCATTGATGCTGATAGTGTCAGTGACTCACTGTTTGAAGTGGAATCAAGAGTATCAGGGAAGGAGATGCTGCTCAAGATCCACTGCCAGAAGCAAAGGGGACTTTTGGTCAAGTTACTGGCTGAGATTCAAAGTAATCACTTATTTGTTGCTAATAGCAGTGTCCTACCCTTTGGTAATTCTATCCTTGACATTACCATTGTTGCTCAG ATGGGAGAAAGTTACAATTTGACCACTAAGGAACTTGCCAAGAATCTACGCGTGGCTGCATTGAAGATATTGTCATAA